A portion of the Magnolia sinica isolate HGM2019 chromosome 17, MsV1, whole genome shotgun sequence genome contains these proteins:
- the LOC131230268 gene encoding structural maintenance of chromosomes protein 4 isoform X1, giving the protein MGIPTDSDGFTGVDSDLNQGPRKARLFIKEMVMKNFKSYAGEQRVGPFHKSFSAVVGPNGSGKSNVIDAMLFVFGKRAKQMRLNKVSELIHNSTNHQNLDSAGVSVHFQEIIDMDDGTYEALAGSDFVITRVAFRDNSSKYYINDRGSNFTEVTKKLKGKGVDLDNNRFLILQGEVEQISLMKPKAQWPHNEGFLEFLEEIIGTNQYIEKIEESNKELESLNEKRSGVVQMVKLAEKERDSLESVKNEAEAYMLKELSLLKWQEKATKLASEDAASHVAELQVNVSSLEANLKDEREKIRQNTKTLTDLEAVHKKYMKRQEELDNDLRTCKDEFKEFERQDVKYREDFKHMKQQIKKLEDKQEKDLSKIEEIVKQNEESTNLIPKLEGEVPKLQQLLLNEEKVLEDIKEHSKEETERYRSELAEVRAELEPWEKQLIEHKGKLDVACNERKILEKKHESGRAAFEDAQQQMSDIVYKIEAKNAGIKKLQSFLEEQKNETLEAHKVEQECINKQDALIPLEQASRQKVTELLSVLEMEKSQGSVLKAVLQAKESKQIEGIYGRLGDLGAIDAKYDVAISTACSGLDFIVVETTVAAQACVELLRRKNLGVATFMILEEQVPRHLHKLNEKVNPPEGVPRLFDLVSVADERMRVAFFAALGNTVVAKDLDQATRIAYGGNKEFRRVVTLDGSLFDKAGTMTGGGSKPRGGKMGTSIRVSVSGEAVANAEKELAELVNEIGSLRQRIGDAMRRYRASEKAAAHSEMELAKSQKEIDSLNTQHDYIEKQLDSLKVASQPRREELDRLEELNRIISFEEKELERLTKGSKKLHEKASELQTKIENAGGERLKNQKLKVEKIQSDINKTSTEINRRKVQIVTGEKTIKKLTKGIEESKKEKERVVSEKEKMVAAFKEIEQKAFIVQENYKKTQELIEKHRDVLDEAKTEYNKLKKMMDESRTAEVDAEYKLQDIKKLSKEWEVKGKGYKKRFDDIKVDLVKQIEQIQKDGIDPEKVQATLDSETLCEACDLKRALEMVALLEAQLKDMNPNLDSISEYREKASSYNRRVEELNMVTQERDELKRQYDELRKKRLDEFMAGFNTISLKLKEMYQMITLGGDAELELVDSLDPFSEGVVFSVRPPKKSWKNIANLSGGEKTLSSLALVFALHHYKPTPLYVMDEIDAALDFKNVSIVGHYVKDRTKDAQFIIISLRNNMFELADRLVGIYKTDNCTKSITINPGSFAVCEKAAA; this is encoded by the exons ATGGGGATTCCCACAGACAGCGATGGATTTACGGGCGTAGATTCGGACCTGAATCAAGGTCCGAGGAAAGCGAGGCTGTTCATCAAGGAAATGGTGATGAAGAATTTCAAATCTTATGCTGGTGAGCAGAGGGTCGGCCCTTTTCATAAG AGTTTTTCGGCGGTAGTGGGTCCGAATGGAAGTGGTAAAAGCAATGTCATAGATGCAATGCTCTTTGTATTTGGGAAAAGAGCTAAGCAG ATGCGCCTGAATAAAGTTTCAGAGTTGATACACAATTCTACCAATCACCAAAACTTGGACAGTGCAGGCGTTTCTGTTCACTTTCAGGAGATAAttgatatg gatgatggaacgTATGAAGCTcttgcaggaagtgactttgtcattactagagttgcatttcgagacaattcttcaaagtactacataaatgaccgtggaagtaattttacagaggtcactaagaaattgaaaggaaaaggagtggacttggatAACAATCGGTTTTTGATTCTTCAG ggtgaagttgagcaaatttctctaatgaagccgaAGGCTCAATGGCCTCACAATGAAGGTTTTCTTGAGTTTCTGGAGGAAATCATTGGAACTAACCAATACATTGAAAAGATTGAAGAATCCAATAAGGA GTTGGAATCCCTTAACGAGAAAAGATCTGGGGTGGTGCAAATGGTTAAGTTagcagagaaagaaagagatagctTGGAG AGTGTCAAGAATGAGGCGGAGGCATATATGCTGAAGGAACTGTCACTCTTGAAATGGCAGGAGAAAGCCACTAAATTGGCTTCTGAAGATGCTGCTTCCCATGTTGCTGAACTGCAAGTGAATGTTTCTAGCTTAGAAGCAAATCTCAAGGATGAAAG GGAGAAGATTAGGCAAAATACAAAAACATTGACGGATCTTGAGGCAGTACACAAAAAGTATATGAAGAGGCAAGAG GAACTTGATAATGACCTTAGAACCTGTAAAGATGAATTTAAAGAGTTTGAAAGGCAGGATGTGAAATATCGCGAGGATTTTAAGCACATGAAGCAACAAATCAAGAAATTAGAAGACAAGCAGGAAAAG GATTTGTCCAAGATTGAAGAAATTGTAAAGCAGAATGAGGAATCAACAAATCTTATTCCAAAACTTGAAGGAGAGGTACCCAAACTACAACAGCTTCTGTTGAATGAAGAAAAAGTCTTAGAGGATATTAAAGAGCACTCAAAAG AAGAAACTGAGAGGTATCGATCTGAGCTAGCAGAGGTCCGTGCAGAGCTGGAACCATGGGAAAAACAACtgattgagcataaaggaaaactTGATGTTGCATGTAATGAAAGAAAGATTTTAGAAAAAAAG CATGAATCTGGTCGGGCAGCTTTTGAGGATGCACAACAGCAGATGAGTGATATAGTGTATAAAATTGAAGCAAAGAATGCAGGCATCAAAAAGCTTCAGAGTTTTTTGGAGGAACAGAAGAATGAAACATTAGAAGCTCATAAAGTGGAGCAG GAATGCATTAACAAGCAAGATGCTCTTATTCCTCTTGAACAAGCTTCTAGACAAAAGGTCACAGAGCTTCTGTCAGTTTTGGAAATGGAAAAGAGTCAAGGGTCTGTACTAAAAGCAGTATTGCAAGCTAAAGAATCGAAGCAAATAGAGGGGATTTATGGTCGTTTAGGGGACCTTGGTGCCATTGATG CAAAATATGATGTTGCTATATCAACAGCATGTTCTGGACTTGATTTTATTGTGGTGGAGACAACAGTGGCTGCACAAGCATGTGTAGAGCTTCTTCGAAGGAAAAATCTTGGTGTTGCCACTTTTATGATATTG GAGGAACAGGTACCACGTCATTTACATAAGCTTAACGAGAAAGTTAATCCCCCAGAAGGAGTCCCACGCCTTTTTGATCTTGTTAGTGTAGCGGATGAAAGGATGAGGGTGGCCTTTTTTGCTGCACTTGGGAATACTGTCGTTGCTAAAGACCTCGATCAA GCCACAAGGATAGCATATGGTGGGAACAAAGAATTCCGGCGTGTGGTGACACTGGATGGATCACTCTTTGACAAGGCAGGTACGATGACTGGTGGTGGAAGCAAGCCACGGGGTGGTAAGATGGGGACATCTATCCGAGTTAGTGTTTCAGGAGAAGCTGTTGCAAATGCTGAGAAAGAGCTTGCTGAGCTTGTCAATGAGATAGGCAGTTTACGCCAAAGGATTGGTGATGCGATGAGGCGTTATCGGGCCTCGGAAAAAGCCGCAGCCCATTCAGAAATGGAATTAGCCAAAAGTCAAAAGGAG ATAGACAGTTTAAATACGCAACACGATTATATTGAAAAACAGCTGGATTCTCTTAAGGTTGCATCACAGCCGAGGAGAGAAGAACTAGATAGATTGGAAGAGCTGAATAGAATTATATCTTTTGAAGAAAAGGAGCTTGAAAGGCTCACTAAAGGCTCTAAAAAACTTCATGAAAAG GCTTCGGAGCTTCAAACTAAAATAGAAAATGCAGGTGGTGAAAGGCTTAAAAACCAAAAGTTAAAAGTTGAAAAGATTCAGTCT GATATCAATAAAACTAGCACTGAGATCAACCGCCGTAAGGTTCAAATAGTTACTGGTGAGAAAACAATAAAGAAATTAACGAAGGGAATTGAAGAgtcaaagaaagagaaagaaagggttGTTAGTGAGAAGGAGAAGATGGTAGCTGCCTTCAAAGAGATAGAACAAAAAGCATTTATTGTTCAAGAAAATTATAAGAAAACACAAGAG CTCATTGAGAAACATAGAGATGTGCTGGATGAAGCCAAGACAGAATATAACAAACTAAAGAAAATGATGGATGAGTCGCGCACTGCAGAG GTTGATGCTGAGTACAAGTTACAAGATATAAAGAAGCTCTCTAAGGAATGGGAAGTTAAGGGAAAGGGATACAAGAAAAGGTTTGACGATATAAAGGTGGATCTTGTGAAACAAATTGAACA AATTCAGAAAGATGGAATAGATCCTGAAAAGGTTCAAGCTACCCTGGACAGTGAGACATTATGTGAGGCTTGTGATCTAAAAAGAGCACTAGAAATGGTGGCATTACTTGAAGCACAGCTGAAAGACATGAATCCAAACCTGGATTCGATTTCGGA ATATCGTGAAAAGGCTTCCTCATATAATCGGCGCGTGGAAGAACTGAACATGGTGACTCAGGAGCGTGATGAATTAAAGAGGCAATATGATGAATTGAGAAAGAAAAG GTTAGATGAGTTCATGGCAGGTTTCAACACAATATCTCTGAAGTTGAAGGAAATGTATCAG ATGATAACACTTGGAGGTGATGCGGAGTTGGAACTAGTTGATTCTCTAGATCCCTTTTCCGAAGGTGTGGTTTTTAGTGTCAGGCCCCCAAAGAAGAGCTGGAAAAACATTGCAAACTTGTCTGGTGGCGAGAAG
- the LOC131230268 gene encoding structural maintenance of chromosomes protein 4 isoform X2: MGIPTDSDGFTGVDSDLNQGPRKARLFIKEMVMKNFKSYAGEQRVGPFHKSFSAVVGPNGSGKSNVIDAMLFVFGKRAKQMRLNKVSELIHNSTNHQNLDSAGVSVHFQEIIDMGEVEQISLMKPKAQWPHNEGFLEFLEEIIGTNQYIEKIEESNKELESLNEKRSGVVQMVKLAEKERDSLESVKNEAEAYMLKELSLLKWQEKATKLASEDAASHVAELQVNVSSLEANLKDEREKIRQNTKTLTDLEAVHKKYMKRQEELDNDLRTCKDEFKEFERQDVKYREDFKHMKQQIKKLEDKQEKDLSKIEEIVKQNEESTNLIPKLEGEVPKLQQLLLNEEKVLEDIKEHSKEETERYRSELAEVRAELEPWEKQLIEHKGKLDVACNERKILEKKHESGRAAFEDAQQQMSDIVYKIEAKNAGIKKLQSFLEEQKNETLEAHKVEQECINKQDALIPLEQASRQKVTELLSVLEMEKSQGSVLKAVLQAKESKQIEGIYGRLGDLGAIDAKYDVAISTACSGLDFIVVETTVAAQACVELLRRKNLGVATFMILEEQVPRHLHKLNEKVNPPEGVPRLFDLVSVADERMRVAFFAALGNTVVAKDLDQATRIAYGGNKEFRRVVTLDGSLFDKAGTMTGGGSKPRGGKMGTSIRVSVSGEAVANAEKELAELVNEIGSLRQRIGDAMRRYRASEKAAAHSEMELAKSQKEIDSLNTQHDYIEKQLDSLKVASQPRREELDRLEELNRIISFEEKELERLTKGSKKLHEKASELQTKIENAGGERLKNQKLKVEKIQSDINKTSTEINRRKVQIVTGEKTIKKLTKGIEESKKEKERVVSEKEKMVAAFKEIEQKAFIVQENYKKTQELIEKHRDVLDEAKTEYNKLKKMMDESRTAEVDAEYKLQDIKKLSKEWEVKGKGYKKRFDDIKVDLVKQIEQIQKDGIDPEKVQATLDSETLCEACDLKRALEMVALLEAQLKDMNPNLDSISEYREKASSYNRRVEELNMVTQERDELKRQYDELRKKRLDEFMAGFNTISLKLKEMYQMITLGGDAELELVDSLDPFSEGVVFSVRPPKKSWKNIANLSGGEKTLSSLALVFALHHYKPTPLYVMDEIDAALDFKNVSIVGHYVKDRTKDAQFIIISLRNNMFELADRLVGIYKTDNCTKSITINPGSFAVCEKAAA; the protein is encoded by the exons ATGGGGATTCCCACAGACAGCGATGGATTTACGGGCGTAGATTCGGACCTGAATCAAGGTCCGAGGAAAGCGAGGCTGTTCATCAAGGAAATGGTGATGAAGAATTTCAAATCTTATGCTGGTGAGCAGAGGGTCGGCCCTTTTCATAAG AGTTTTTCGGCGGTAGTGGGTCCGAATGGAAGTGGTAAAAGCAATGTCATAGATGCAATGCTCTTTGTATTTGGGAAAAGAGCTAAGCAG ATGCGCCTGAATAAAGTTTCAGAGTTGATACACAATTCTACCAATCACCAAAACTTGGACAGTGCAGGCGTTTCTGTTCACTTTCAGGAGATAAttgatatg ggtgaagttgagcaaatttctctaatgaagccgaAGGCTCAATGGCCTCACAATGAAGGTTTTCTTGAGTTTCTGGAGGAAATCATTGGAACTAACCAATACATTGAAAAGATTGAAGAATCCAATAAGGA GTTGGAATCCCTTAACGAGAAAAGATCTGGGGTGGTGCAAATGGTTAAGTTagcagagaaagaaagagatagctTGGAG AGTGTCAAGAATGAGGCGGAGGCATATATGCTGAAGGAACTGTCACTCTTGAAATGGCAGGAGAAAGCCACTAAATTGGCTTCTGAAGATGCTGCTTCCCATGTTGCTGAACTGCAAGTGAATGTTTCTAGCTTAGAAGCAAATCTCAAGGATGAAAG GGAGAAGATTAGGCAAAATACAAAAACATTGACGGATCTTGAGGCAGTACACAAAAAGTATATGAAGAGGCAAGAG GAACTTGATAATGACCTTAGAACCTGTAAAGATGAATTTAAAGAGTTTGAAAGGCAGGATGTGAAATATCGCGAGGATTTTAAGCACATGAAGCAACAAATCAAGAAATTAGAAGACAAGCAGGAAAAG GATTTGTCCAAGATTGAAGAAATTGTAAAGCAGAATGAGGAATCAACAAATCTTATTCCAAAACTTGAAGGAGAGGTACCCAAACTACAACAGCTTCTGTTGAATGAAGAAAAAGTCTTAGAGGATATTAAAGAGCACTCAAAAG AAGAAACTGAGAGGTATCGATCTGAGCTAGCAGAGGTCCGTGCAGAGCTGGAACCATGGGAAAAACAACtgattgagcataaaggaaaactTGATGTTGCATGTAATGAAAGAAAGATTTTAGAAAAAAAG CATGAATCTGGTCGGGCAGCTTTTGAGGATGCACAACAGCAGATGAGTGATATAGTGTATAAAATTGAAGCAAAGAATGCAGGCATCAAAAAGCTTCAGAGTTTTTTGGAGGAACAGAAGAATGAAACATTAGAAGCTCATAAAGTGGAGCAG GAATGCATTAACAAGCAAGATGCTCTTATTCCTCTTGAACAAGCTTCTAGACAAAAGGTCACAGAGCTTCTGTCAGTTTTGGAAATGGAAAAGAGTCAAGGGTCTGTACTAAAAGCAGTATTGCAAGCTAAAGAATCGAAGCAAATAGAGGGGATTTATGGTCGTTTAGGGGACCTTGGTGCCATTGATG CAAAATATGATGTTGCTATATCAACAGCATGTTCTGGACTTGATTTTATTGTGGTGGAGACAACAGTGGCTGCACAAGCATGTGTAGAGCTTCTTCGAAGGAAAAATCTTGGTGTTGCCACTTTTATGATATTG GAGGAACAGGTACCACGTCATTTACATAAGCTTAACGAGAAAGTTAATCCCCCAGAAGGAGTCCCACGCCTTTTTGATCTTGTTAGTGTAGCGGATGAAAGGATGAGGGTGGCCTTTTTTGCTGCACTTGGGAATACTGTCGTTGCTAAAGACCTCGATCAA GCCACAAGGATAGCATATGGTGGGAACAAAGAATTCCGGCGTGTGGTGACACTGGATGGATCACTCTTTGACAAGGCAGGTACGATGACTGGTGGTGGAAGCAAGCCACGGGGTGGTAAGATGGGGACATCTATCCGAGTTAGTGTTTCAGGAGAAGCTGTTGCAAATGCTGAGAAAGAGCTTGCTGAGCTTGTCAATGAGATAGGCAGTTTACGCCAAAGGATTGGTGATGCGATGAGGCGTTATCGGGCCTCGGAAAAAGCCGCAGCCCATTCAGAAATGGAATTAGCCAAAAGTCAAAAGGAG ATAGACAGTTTAAATACGCAACACGATTATATTGAAAAACAGCTGGATTCTCTTAAGGTTGCATCACAGCCGAGGAGAGAAGAACTAGATAGATTGGAAGAGCTGAATAGAATTATATCTTTTGAAGAAAAGGAGCTTGAAAGGCTCACTAAAGGCTCTAAAAAACTTCATGAAAAG GCTTCGGAGCTTCAAACTAAAATAGAAAATGCAGGTGGTGAAAGGCTTAAAAACCAAAAGTTAAAAGTTGAAAAGATTCAGTCT GATATCAATAAAACTAGCACTGAGATCAACCGCCGTAAGGTTCAAATAGTTACTGGTGAGAAAACAATAAAGAAATTAACGAAGGGAATTGAAGAgtcaaagaaagagaaagaaagggttGTTAGTGAGAAGGAGAAGATGGTAGCTGCCTTCAAAGAGATAGAACAAAAAGCATTTATTGTTCAAGAAAATTATAAGAAAACACAAGAG CTCATTGAGAAACATAGAGATGTGCTGGATGAAGCCAAGACAGAATATAACAAACTAAAGAAAATGATGGATGAGTCGCGCACTGCAGAG GTTGATGCTGAGTACAAGTTACAAGATATAAAGAAGCTCTCTAAGGAATGGGAAGTTAAGGGAAAGGGATACAAGAAAAGGTTTGACGATATAAAGGTGGATCTTGTGAAACAAATTGAACA AATTCAGAAAGATGGAATAGATCCTGAAAAGGTTCAAGCTACCCTGGACAGTGAGACATTATGTGAGGCTTGTGATCTAAAAAGAGCACTAGAAATGGTGGCATTACTTGAAGCACAGCTGAAAGACATGAATCCAAACCTGGATTCGATTTCGGA ATATCGTGAAAAGGCTTCCTCATATAATCGGCGCGTGGAAGAACTGAACATGGTGACTCAGGAGCGTGATGAATTAAAGAGGCAATATGATGAATTGAGAAAGAAAAG GTTAGATGAGTTCATGGCAGGTTTCAACACAATATCTCTGAAGTTGAAGGAAATGTATCAG ATGATAACACTTGGAGGTGATGCGGAGTTGGAACTAGTTGATTCTCTAGATCCCTTTTCCGAAGGTGTGGTTTTTAGTGTCAGGCCCCCAAAGAAGAGCTGGAAAAACATTGCAAACTTGTCTGGTGGCGAGAAG